The window CGTGTCGGTGAGGAACTGCGGGTAGATTCCGCGCCCGGCCAGATACTCCGACACCGAATGGTAATTCGCGAAGTCGCCGTTGTGCACCAGCGCCTCGTTCAGCCCGATGAACGGATGCGCCCCTCCCGGATGCCAGACGCGCCCCTTCGTCGGGTACCGCTGGTGGGCGATCCACACGTGGGCCCGCGTGTCGGCCATGCGGTAGTACTGCACGGCGGCCTCGGCGAAGCCGACGATCTTGAGGATGACGAGGTTCCGGGCATGGGACAGCACGAACGCCCGCTTGTCCCCCAGCGAGGCGTAGTACCGGTCGTTCAGGCGGATCGAGTTCTGGAAGACGAACTCGTCCTCCACATCCCTCTCTGACAGCCCCGCCGCGTCCAGCTTCCTCTCTTCGGCGAAGCGCGCGAGCACGGAGGGTTTCACGCGGACGAAGTAGCGGACCACGTCCGGCGGCCGGACTTCCAGCAGCGGCACGTCGCGGTGATCGTCGACGGTGGGTATCGGCCCGCCGTGGTCGATGTCGAAGAAGGGCTCGATGAACGAGGCCTCCACCTCCCCCCGCGCCGCGGGATCCAGCAGGGCGACCTGGAGGATGTAGTCCTCGTCGAGGACCCGGCGCGAAACGCCCAGCTCTTCCGGCACCAGCCCGCAGGCGGCGATCCCGCCTCCCTTGCCGTTGCCCCGGTTCCGCATCTGGATGGAAGGCTCGTAGATGTGCTTTCCGCTCACCGGGACCGTGCAGGCGAAGCCGGTCACGCCGCAGCCGCCTTCGGCCTCCGGAGACGCGGAAAGACGGAGGTCCTTCGGCCGCTCCTGCGCCATCCATGGCGCCCGCGGCACTTGGCCATCCATGGCCATCGGTCGCAGGTGCGCGCGGGCGCGCAGAAGCGCCCGGACGCGGTCCGCACCGTTCCCGTCGATCCTGTTTCCGCTACGCTTCATCTTCGTAATCCAGGTGGGACAGCAGGTCGGTGCGCCCCCGCAGCGCGGATACGGAATCGAGCCCCAGGCGGTACAGCAGCTCGACGAGCATCTCCCGCCAGGCCGAGTAGAGGTTCACCAGCCGCTGCGTGCACCAGTCGATGTCGATCATCTCCAGAAGGTCGTCGTCGGTCGTCGCGATGCCGCGCGCGCATCCGCGTCCGCTCTCGCAGGCGGTGCACCGGATGCATCCGAGCGCCACCAGCTCCGCCGTGCCGATCACGCAGCCGTCGGCGCCGAGGGCGATGGCCTTGGCGACGTCGGCGGGGGTCCGGATCCCGCCGCTGGCGATCACCGTGATCTTGTCGCGGATCCCCTCGGCCTCGAGGAACTTGTGCACGCGCCCGATCGCGTACTCGATCGGCATCGCGATGTTCTTCTTGGCGACGTTGGGCGCGGCGCCCGTCCCGCCGTAGCTGCCGTCCAGGTGCAGGATGTGGCCCCCGGCGTAATAGACCCCCACGGCCACCATGTCCACGTCGCCGGGCGTCGACACCTTCGCCGACAGCAGCGCCCGCGGGTTGACGTGGGCGATCCAGTCGAGATGCTTCTTGTGGTCCTCCACCGAGTAGACGCTGTGGAACGGGAACGGGGAGAACAGGGAGACGCCCGCGACCGTCTCGCGCATGGCCGCGACGCTCGGCGTGTTCTTGTCGCCCAGCAGGTGGCCGCCCAGCCCCGGCTTGGCTCCCTGCGCGTACTTGAACTCCACGATCGGCGCCCGCTGGATCGTCTCTTCCCGGACGCCGAACAGCCCCGTGGCCACCTGGGTGATCACGTGGTCCTTGTAGGGGATGAAGCGCTCCGGGTAGCCGCCTTCCCCCGTGCACGTGAAGCTGCGGAACGCCTTGGCCGCGCGCGCCTTGCCCAGCAGGGCGCGGATGTTGGTCGATCCGAAGGACATCCCGCCGCCGTACCAGGGGACGTCGATCTCGATCCGGGGGCGGGAGTCGCCGCGGCGGTTGAGCGCGAGCCGCGTCGAGATGTCCTCCTTCCGAAGGCCCGCCGGAGGCGGATCGGGGAAGCGGAAGCGGAGGCGGTCGAACCCTCCGCCGGAGGCTCCGACCTCGCTTTCCAGGTGCGCTCCGGGCGGGCGGCCGGTCTCGGCCATGGCCCACGTGCCGAGCAGCAGGTCCGGGGTCCAGCGGTAATCGCCCATCGTCGCGGCGACGGGATTCGGGGAGAGCGCCAGCGCCTCCCGGGGACAGGCGTCGATGCAGAACGCGCCCGAATCCTTGCAGGAGGGGCCGATGCACCGGTAATCGAGCGGCCGCATCGCGTGGCGGAAGCCCGAGGGAAGGACGTGCACGCCGTGCCGGCAGGTCGCGACGCACGTCCCGCATGACGCGCACGCGTCCGAACGGCGGATGGCGTACTTGCCGATCTCGTTGCGGTAGCGCGGCGGCGCGGGGCGGACTTCCCGGCTCACGTCGCCGGGTCCGGACAACGGGGTCTTCATCCTCTTAGTCCTTCCGCTTCCCGAACAGGCGGCCGAACGTGTCGCGCTCGAGGTCTTCGAAGAACATGCAGCGGCCGGTCTCGCCCCGCAGCCGGCGCGCCTCGCGGATGCCCATGGCGCCCATCATTTCCAGGAGCTGCGAATGCCAGGACGACATCAGGTTCACGATGCGGCGGACGCAGAAATCGGCGTCGGCCTCCTCCAGGGCGACGGGGCAGCTCCGCCCGCTCCGGCACTCCCCGCAGAGGCGGCATTCGAGGGCCAGGAGGAGGGGAACGTCGATCGCGACCAGGTCCGCCCCGCAGAGGATGGCCTTGGCCACGTGCTCGGCCAGGGCGATCCCGCCCGAGGCGATCAGCGTGACCTCGTCCCGGATCCCCGAACGGACGAGCTCGCCGTGCGCCTCCCGCAGGACGTCGCGGAGATGGCGGGGAGAATCTCCCCCCTGCTCCCTCCCGTGGCTGTCGAACTCCAGGTGGATGACTTCCGTCCCGTCCCGGGCCAGCTCCGCAGCCCGCTTCGCCGCGTCCGGGCCGGCGGGAACGCGGACGGCGACGATCCCGGCCGGCTGTTCCCGCTTCAACGAAGCCCGCGCCGCCGCGGCCTCGGGGCCGTCCGGGATCATCACGACCGGCGCGGACCGTTCCCGCGGCGCCGCCGCGCCGGAAGAGGACGAAAGGAACGGGATCGCGCGTCCCCGCGCGGAGGGCAGGATCTCCCGGAAATCCGGCTCGCGGAGGACGGCCATCGTGCCGAGCTCCGCGGCGGCGGCCGCGACGGCGGGGACGACCGGCCCGCGGCGCCAATGGCGGGGGATGACGTCGAAGATCACGGGGAGCGGAATTTCCGCGAGCGGCGGCGGCTCGACGCTCAACCGCCCGTCTCCCGAGAAGGTCAGGTGCGGGAGCTTGCGGCCGATGTCCACGCTGGTGCTGATGTATTCCCGGCCGTGGATCCCGTCGCGGGTGGGCCGCACGATCTCGGACATGTCCGTCCACATGGAATCGAAGCCGGGCCCGCTGAAGGGCCCTCCGTACCCCGCGCCGGACACGGGAATCTTCCCCGTTTCCGCCTGGTACCACGTGGACAGGATCAGGTCGGGCGTGTAATACGCATCGCCCAGCCTGCGATACTCGGGGTTGACGACCCGGGTCAGGATGTTCTTCGTGCAGTTCTGGACGCAGTTCAGGCAGCCCTTGCACTGGTAGATGTAATCCAGGTAGCCGGCTTCTTCCCGCAGCGAATCGGACTCGTCGCGGTAGAGCCGATAGACGCAGTCCCGCTTCACGCAGTTGTGGCAGCCGGAGCAGTCTTCCCGCCAATCGACGATCCCCAGCTTTCCCACGGGGCGGAAGCGGGGCCTGGCGGTTTCGGGATGGATGGCGAATTTGGCCGGCACGTTCAGCCGTCCGACAACCCGGACTCTTCGACGATCCGCAGCGCGGCCTCGGGGTCGCCGTCGGCGGAGATGCAGAAGCCCCGGATCCCCGGGAGCTTCGACAGCCGGCGGACGGTTTCCAGGGCGGTCTCCGCCGCACCGGACGGCCGGATGCCGGCCAGGACGGCGGCCTGTTCGTGCAGGCCGCGCCGGACGATCTCTTTCCACCACGCCTCGAACCGCTCCGGATCGCAGACCGGCTGCGTCACCAGGAACCGCGCGCCGGCGCGCACTTTCTTGGCGAGCCGCATCATCTGCAGGGCGGGCGGATCGGCGTCGGGGGACGCCACGGCCCCGAGGAGGAACGGGCCGGCCCCCGGAAGACTCTCCTCGCCCACCAGGCCTGCGTCGCTCGACAGGCGGGCATACGCCTGGAGGAGCTGCACGGAGTCGATGTCGTGGACGTTCTTCGCGGCGCGGTAACCGCCCAGCGTCTGATGGTCTCCGCTGGTGCACAGCAGGTTCGCGATGCCCAGGGCCTGCGCCCCGAGCGCCTCGGAAACCAGGGCGATGCGGTTACGGTCCCGCGTGTTCACATGGAGGATCGGCTCGATCCCGTCGGCTTTCAGGAGGGAGGCGGCGGCGAGGGCCGACATGGCGACCCGTTCCCGGTTGTCGCTGACGCCCACGGCGTGGACCTTCCCGGCGAACCGGCCGGCGGCCGCCCGCCAGGACGCGGGATCGCCGCCTTGCGGCGGGTGGATCTCCGCCAGCAGCACCGGCTTCCCCGACGCGATCCGTTCCTTGAGGCGGGATGGAGGCGCGTTCATGCCTGTTTTCTCTGCTCCATCCAGGCGGAATCGCCCGCGTCGCAGATGCGCCCGACCGTGTCGCGCACGAGCTGCTCCAATCGCCGGGGCGGGTCGTTCGGAGAGAAGTGGACCATCTGCGCGCGTTCCGCGGAAAGCCCGATTTCCTCGAGGAGCCGCCCGATCGTGCGGACGCGGATCTCCGCCCGGTAGTTCCCTTCCGAGAGGGTGCAGTCGCCCTTGGGGCACCCCACCACGCAGAAGCCCCGGGCGCCCCCCTCCATCGCGCGCATCAGGTATCGCCCGTCCATCCTCCCGCTGCAGGGGATCTCCCGCACGACCACCCGCGCGCCGTCCTGTTCCCATTGACGCGGCAGGTTCGCGCCCTGCGGGAGGCAGTTGGCGCAGAGGTAAACGATCACGTCTGGAGTGAGGGCTACCGACATAAGCGCACAGACCCGTTACCGGACTTGCTGATCCCCTTTCGGATCGGATTGTGTTCCGTCAAGAGGAAGCGGCCTGGGGGGAGTTAAGTCCCAAGGCAAAACGCTATTGATTCATTATGCCGATTTCGATGCGACAGGAAAGGAAATTTTAATGTGCAATTTTGCATTTATGATGCATAATTGCATGCATCCATTTCCCGCGGGAGGAAGCCGTGGCGTACCTGGAACGAACCCTGGAGCCGGTGGTCCGGAAGGCGGCGATGGATTTCCCGGCCGTCGTCCTCGCGGGGCCGAGGCAGTCCGGAAAGACCACCCTGCTGCGGAACCTGTTCCGCGAGACGCATCGGTACGTATCCCTGGAAGCGCCGGCCGCGCGGGCCGCGGCCTCGGAGGACCCGCGCTCCTTCCTCGAGTCGAATCCGCCGCCGGCGATCATCGACGAATTCCAGCACGTCCCGGCCCTGCTGGCGCACATCCGGGAGCGCATCGACAGGAATCGCGGGAAAGCGGGGCAATACCTGCTGACCGGCGGCTGGAGCCTGCCGTCGGCCGAAAGGGTCGCCGATTCCCTCGGGGGACGCGCCGTCGCGCTCCGGCTCCCTCCGCTCTCCTGCCGGGAGATCACGAAAACTCCGAGGGCCAACTTTCCGTGGGAATCGGGGGCGCGCTCCGGGAGGCACAAGCTGGCGTTCCGGGGGCTGTGGGAAAGTTTCCTCCGGGGGGGCCATCCGGGAATCGCCGCGAATCCGAAGCGCGATCCCGCGGAATGGCACGCAACCCATCTGCAGGCGTACCTCGAACGGGACCTTCCCCCCCTGCGGCAGGTCGGGGATATCCCGCGGTTCTACGCGTTCTTCCGCGCCCTGGCGGCACGAAGCGCGCATCCGCTCAACCTCTCGGACCTCGCGCGGGAGCTCGGCATTTCGGTGAACACCGCCAGGGCATGGGTCTCCGTGCTGGAGGACACCGGCCAGATCCTCCTCCTCCCGCCGTATTCCTGCGACGTCGGATCCCGGCTCGTCAGGACCCCCAAGGTGTACCTGTCGGACGTGGGTACCCTGTGCTACCTGGCGGGATTGAGGGACGCGGAACACGCCATGTCCGGCCCGATGGGCGGCGCCATCTTCGAGACGGCCGTCGTCGGCGAAATCGCGCGGCGGCTTTCCGGGAGGGGGGAGCGTCCCCGGATGCATTTCTGGAGAACATCGACCGGCTTCGAGGTGGACCTGATCGTGGAGACCGGCGACAGGCGGATCCCCCTGGAGATCCGGGCCTCGGCGACCCCCGATGCCGCGATGGCGAGGAACATCGTATCGCTCCGGAAGCGGCTCTACGGACGGCTGGAGAAGGGGTTCGTCGTCCATCCGGGCGATGCCGCTCTCCCCCTCGGGCCGGATGCCGTCGCATTGCCGTTCGCGGATCTTTGATACCGGCCGTGCATCCTACACCGCGACGCCCGGATAAAAATATTCGTTGACATAGATTACCTCCGGGGTAATATTACCAATATCGTATCCTTTCAGCAAAACCGGAGACGCCGCATGCAGGGGATCAAGAGGGACACCGACTACGCCGTGCGCGTCGTGTTCCACCTCGCCGCGCTGGGGAGCGGGGCGAACGTCCAGGTGAAGGACATCGCCGAGCGGCGCCTGATGCCGGCGCCGTTCGTCCGCCGCGTCGTCGCCCGGCTCGCCGCCGCGGGGATCCTGCGCACGGTCCGCGGCAGCGGCGGCGGCGTGCGGCTAGCCCGTCCGGCCTCCGCGATCTCGCTGCTCGACGTGGTCAGCGCGATGGAGGGGGGGATCGTCCTGAACCGCTGCGTCTCCGATCCGGGAGACTGCCCCTTCTCCGGAAACTGCGCGATCCACCTCGCCTGGGCCGACGCGACCCGCCGCGTCGAGGAGCGCCTGGGCGCCCTCGCCTTCTCGGACCTGCTGGAACCCCCCATGGAGAAAGGAAAGGAGACCTGACATGGATGTGCTCTTCCTGTCCCGGCTTCAGTTCGCGGTCGCCACCTACTTCCATTTCCTGTTCGTCCCGCTGACGCTCGGGCTGTCGCTGCTCGTGGCGATCATGCAGACGAAATGGTACCGATCCGGCGACGAGGACTGGCTCCGCATGACGAAGTTCTGGGGGAAGCTCTTCCTCATCAACTTCGCCATCGGCGTCGTCACCGGGATCACGCTGGAGTTCCAGTTCGGGACGAACTGGGCGCGCTACTCGATCTTCGTGGGGGACGTCTTCGGGTCGCTGCTGGCGATCGAGGCCACGGCGACGTTCTTCCTCGAATCGACCTTCATCGCCGTCTGGTTCTTCGGCTGGAACCGCATATCGAAGAAGGCCCACCTGGCATCCATCTGGCTCGTCGCGATCGCCTCGAACCTTTCGGCATTCTGGATCCTGGTGGCGAACGCCTGGATGCAGAGCCCGGTCGGTTACACGATCCGCAACGGCCGGGCCGAGCTCACGGACTTCCTCGCCTTGATCACCCAGCCCTTCGCCATCCTCGAGATCGTCCACACGCTCGGAGCCGCCTACATCACGGCCGGCTTCTTCGTGCTCGGCATCTCCGCGTGGCACCTGCTGCGCCGCGGCGACACGGCCTTCTTCCGCAAGTCGTTCGCCCTCGCCGCCGTCTGGGCGCTGACCTTCTCCGTGTTCGAGGTCGCGCAGGGGCACATGAACGCCGAGATTCTCCAGAGCAAGCAACCCATGAAGCTGGCCGCCATGGAAGCGCACTGGGAGACCCGGACGAACGCGCCGATCCACCTGCTCCAGTGGCCGGACGAGGAGAACGGGAGGAACCTCTTCGAGGCGCTGACGGTGCCGAACGCGCTGTCGCTTTTGGCGGACTACGAGCCGGACGCCGAGGTGAAGGGGCTCAACAGCGTGCCGCCCGCCGACCGCCCGCCGGTGCTCCCGGTATTCCTCTCGTTCCGCGCGATGGTGGGGCTGGCCTTCCTCTTCATCGCCCTGTCCGCCTGGGCCGTGAAGCGGCGCCGCGACCCGACGGGCTCCCCGCTGCTCCTCAAGCTGCTGATCTTCGCGATCCCGCTCCCGTACATCGCCAACGAGCTCGGCTGGACGATCGCGGAGCTGGGACGCCAGCCGTGGATCGTCTACGGCGTGATGCGCACCTCCGACGCCGTCTCGCAGATCGCCGCCGGGCAGGTCGCGATCTCGGCCGTGGCGTTCATCCTCGTCTACACCCTGCTCGGGGCCGCCGATTACTACCTGCTGGCTAAGTACGCCCGCCGCGGGCCCGAAGACACGGCCGCGGCCGGCAACTGAAGGAGGCGAAAGACATGCTCGAGACCATCTGGTTCGTCCTCTGGGGCGTCCTCTGGACCGGCTACTTCGTTCTCGACGGATTCGACCTCGGGCTGGGCACGCTCATGCCCTTCGTGGCCCGCAACGACGAGGAGCGGCGCCTGGTCTTCAACGCGCAGGGCCCCTTCTGGGACGGGAACGAGGTCTGGCTGCTCACCGCCGGCGGCGCGACGTTCGCGGCCTTCCCGAAGACCTACGCGGTGATGTTCTCCGCGCTCTACGCGCCGCTGATGCTGCTGCTGTTCGCGCTGATCTTCCGCGGCATCTCCCTCGAGATGCGCTCCAAGGAGACCGCGGCATGGTGGAGGAAGAGCTGGGACTGCTGCATGACTGTCGGCTCGTTCGTCGCGGCGCTGCTGCTGGGCGTCGCGTTCGCCAACATCTTCCGGGGGCTGCCGCTGGACAAGGACGGGGTGCTGCACGGCAACCTGCTGACGCTGCTCAACCCGTACGGCCTCCTCGGCGGGGCCCTGTTCGTCCTGCTGTTCGCCGTCCACGGCTCGCTGTGGCTGACGATCAAGGTCGGGGGGGAGCTGCGGGAGCGCGGGGCCCGCATGGCGGCGCGGCTGTGGCCGGTGCTGCTGGCCGTTGCAGTGGCGTTCCTCGGAATGACCGCGGCGGTTACCGACCTCTACGCGAACATTCTCCGCTGGCCGCTGCTGGCGCTGTTTCCGCTGCTGGCCGTCGCCGGCCTGGTCGGGTCGCGCCTCTTTCTTGCCCGCCGGGATTGGTGGAAGGCCTGGGGCTGCTCCGCCCTGACGATCGCGGGGGCGGCGGCGTTCGGCGTCGCGGGGCTGTTCCCCCGCCTTCTGCCGTCGAGCCTCGACCCCGCGGGCGCGACGCTGACGGCGTTCAACAGCGCTTCGAGCCCCCTGACGCTCTCGATCATGCTCGGCGTGGCGCTCGTGTTCGTCCCGATCGTCCTTGCGTACCAGTTCTGGGTGTACCGCAATTTTTCGTTCGAGATCTCCGCGGAGGACCTGGAAAAAGGGAACGCGTACTAGCCCGGGCTGGTCATCCGGTGGCGGTCATCCTCTCTCCTCGGAGGATGATCCGTCCCGGATCGATCTCCTCCCGCAGGACTCGGAGCTCGTCCGGGGAAGGGGGGGTGATCTCTCCGACCTCTTCCGCGACCTGCGGCCGGAACGCCATGCCGTCCAGCGCCTCCCGTACGGAAACTCCCCGCAGCACGGAAAGCAGCGTCATCCGCAGGCTCGACGGGTCGAAGCCGAACAGCGCCTTCGAGGTGACGACGCGGTAAGGTCCGGTCCCACGGGGAAGCCCCGCCTTCTCCCGCGCGCCGGGACCGTCGAGGTAGCCGGGGGAGGTGAGGAAGTCCAGCTTCGGCACGAAGCGCCGTCCCTCGTGCTTCATCACGATGATCGTCCTCCAGCAGTGGGACGCCACCTGGTTCCCGCCGCCGCTCCCCGCAAACCGCCGCTCCGGTCGGGAGTAGGTTCCGCCGAGGAAGGTCGAATTGATGTTGCCGTACGGGTCCACCTGGAGCGCGCCCAGCATCCCGTAATCCATGTACCCGGCGGCGGAGAAGGCGAACGCCCGGTTCATGTCGAGCCACTGGAGCGACCTGTAGGTGTTCTGCGGCCCCCCCATCGTCCCCCGGACGAACGGGAGGACGGGCTGCGGGCCGACCGCCCCGAACTCGTAGAGCTGGATCACGTCCGGGGCGTAGAGCTTCTGGGCGAGCATTGCGGCCACCTGCGGGATCCCCCACCCCACGAAGACGGTCTTCCCGTCCTCGATGAGCCGGGCCGCCTGGGCGACCATGAACTCGGTGTCGGTGAATTCGACCGTTTCCGGCATCAGCGATATCCCTCCACGATCGTCGCTCGGCGGCGCAGCTCCCGCATCCGCTTCGCGCCGACCCGCCGGTCGAGGAACTCGTCGTGGTCCGCGACCGAGTGGACGTTCTCCTCCAGGTACCCCCGCATCTGCTCTTCCGTCCCGATGGCGTTCAGGCGGTCCACGTGCTCGAGGTCGATCTCGTAGCGCGCCGGCATGGCGCCGGGATACGCCCCGAACGGGGCGTGGACGACCGCGTCCACGAGGAAGAACGGAATCGTGGTCCGCATCGGCTCCTTCCGGAACTCGTCCGCATCGACGATCTCCTCGGCGGAGACCACGACGCGGAAGCTGGCCAGCGCCGCCTCGAACGCGAACAGGCTCGTCCCGAAGATGCGGGCGTTGCCGGTCTCGTCCGCCTGGTGGACGTGGATGAAGGCGACGTCGGGGTTCAGCGCCGGAACGACGCAGACGGGATCCCCGGTGTACGGGTCCGGAAGCGTCCTCGCCGCGGAGAACTTCATGTTGTCCGAGCCGAGGAGGTCGCGGCACGGCAGGAAGGGCACTCCCCGCGCTCCCGCCAGGATCCGCAGCGCCAGCCCGCCGTTGGTCCACTCGTACACGCGCACCCGGCCGGCGGACACCGCCTTTCCGATGTAGCTTCCGTAACCGAGGAACCCCACGTCGATCCGCGAGGCGCAGCCCGCACCTACCAGGAGCGACGACTCGTGCAGCGTGAACTCCGCTCCGATCCAGAGATCCTTCCGGCGCTGCCGGATGACTTCGCGGACCATCGCCTGCGGCCCGCGGGTGAGGCTGGAGAAATCGTAAACGAGGTAGTCGCCGTCCTTGACGAACGCGGAGACGGCGTCCGCGGCGGAGAGCAGCTTGCGTACAGGGGCCCTCCCCTTCCGGTCGCGCACGTGCTCCCGGAAATCGTCCGGATGGACGAACCGGTACTCCACCTCTCCTTCGGTGCGGATCCGCTCCCCGCTCATCGGCGCCCCTCTCCGCGGGACCGCGCCTTGCGGGCCCCGCTTCCCTTCCGGCGCGCCCCGATCAGCTCCCCGGCGATCTTCCCGGCGGCCGAGTACGGGTCCGTCTTCCCGCCGGCCATCGCGGCGAGGAGCGGCTCGAGCATCCCCCGCCGCTCGAGCTCCTCCATCGCCTTCTCCGCCAGGCGGCATTTCAGCAGCTCCACGAGTTCCTCCCGGACCCGCTCCCGGCGAAGCCCTACCGGATCGCCGTCGCCGCAGAGGTGCGCCCGGTGTCTTTCCGCCTCCTCCCACAGCAAGGAAATCCCCGTGCCCTCGGACGCCACGGTGGAGACGACGGGGGGGATCCACGATCCTTCCGCATGCCCGCCCATCGCGATCATCGCCTCGATCTCGCGCCGGACCCGGTCGGCGCCGTCCCGGTCGGACTTGTTGACCGCGAAGATGTCCGCGATCTCGAGGATCCCCGCCTTCATGGCCTGCACGTCGTCGCCCAGCCCCGGCGCCACGACCACGATGTTGGTGTGGGCCACCCTGGCGATCTCGACCGCGTCCTGCCCCGCGCCGACGGTCTCGACGAGGATGACGTCCTTTCCCATGGCGTCCATGACGTGGACGATCCCCAGAGTGGACCGGGAAAGCCCTCCCAGGCGCCCGCGGGTCGCAAGGCTCCGGATGAACACCTCCGG is drawn from Thermodesulfobacteriota bacterium and contains these coding sequences:
- the meaB gene encoding methylmalonyl Co-A mutase-associated GTPase MeaB yields the protein MPTAREILSGDARAAARLMRDLDDGLPSAMRTLKSLYRHTGRAHIVGITGAPGVGKSTIAGRLVAVLRGREKTVGVVAVDPTSPVTGGALLGDRVRMQEHANDPEVFIRSLATRGRLGGLSRSTLGIVHVMDAMGKDVILVETVGAGQDAVEIARVAHTNIVVVAPGLGDDVQAMKAGILEIADIFAVNKSDRDGADRVRREIEAMIAMGGHAEGSWIPPVVSTVASEGTGISLLWEEAERHRAHLCGDGDPVGLRRERVREELVELLKCRLAEKAMEELERRGMLEPLLAAMAGGKTDPYSAAGKIAGELIGARRKGSGARKARSRGEGRR